A single Numenius arquata chromosome 1, bNumArq3.hap1.1, whole genome shotgun sequence DNA region contains:
- the GTPBP6 gene encoding putative GTP-binding protein 6 — protein MGPGRLLQSLLLCCRRAAAALGTARCGCGPSSVRPLSAALGLRAPQRPPGRGEPPRAGGGGRWKEVAGAGGDEEEEDDDEEDVEEEDVEELLGPPPLALGLGAQRLAVVQPAVKWGPKKSPLTTAELQIAEAIALADTLPNWTVLDKIIIPTKNPDKKLVFGKGNFQALTEKIKKLPHVTAVFLNVERISSLTKKELEDAWGVKVFDRYTVVLHIFRCHARTKEAKLQVALAEIPLLRSNLKNEVSQLDQQRGGSRYIMGSGETFMETQNRILKEKELKIRNALEKLRRKRSLLRTQRRKREFPIISVMGYTNCGKTTLIKALTGEAGLQPRDQLFATLDITAHAGYLPSHMAVIYVDTVGFLTDLPHNLVESFSATLEEVAYSDLIVHVRDITHPETVLQKATVLSVLKNLNLPGHLLDSMVEVHNKVDLIERYKPTEENALAISALRGHGLEELKEEIEKKILTATGKKILTLHVNLEGPQLSWLYKEATVQEVDVIPEDGTAKVKVIIGNSAFGRYKNLFPNSKIFMP, from the exons ATGGGGCCCGGCCGACTCTTGCAGTCGCTCTTGCTGTgctgccggcgggcggcggcggctctcgGCACGGCCCGCTGCGGCTGTGGGCCGTCCTCTGTCCGCCCGCTCAGCGCTGCCCTTGGCCTGCGGGCGCCTCAGCGGCCGCCCGGTAGGGGCGAGCccccgcgggcgggcggcggaggtcgGTGGAAGGAGGTGGCGGGAGCCGGCGGGGATGAAGAAGAAGAGGATGATGATGAGGAAGACGTGGAGGAGGAAGAcgtggaggagctgctgggcccCCCTCCGCTGGCCTTGGGACTCGGCGCGCAGCGCCTGGCCGTGGTGCAGCCGGCTGTCAAGTGGGGCCCGAAGAAGTCGCCGCTCACCACGG ctGAATTACAGATTGCTGAGGCCATTGCTCTTGCAGATACCCTTCCGAACTGGACAGTTTTGGATAAAATAATTATCCCTACAAAAAATCCTGACAAGAAGCTTGTTTTTGGCAAAGGAAACTTTCAGGCTTTGACAG aaaagattaaaaaattgcCCCATGTGACAGCTGTCTTCTTGAATGTGGAAAGAATATCTTCACTAACAAAG AAAGAACTAGAAGATGCCTGGGGTGTGAAAGTCTTTGACAGATACACGGTTGTACTTCACATTTTTCGTTGTCATGCCCGGACCAAAGAAGCAAAACTTCAAGTAGCGTTGGCTGAAATTCCACTTCTCAG GTCAAATCTGAAAAATGAGGTGTCTCAGCTAGATCAGCAGAGAGGTGGATCGAGATACATCATGGGCTCAG GTGAAACATTCATGGAGACACAGAATCgtatcttgaaagaaaaagaacttaaaaTTAGAAATGCCCTGGAGAAACTAAGAAGAAAAAGGTCTTTACTTAGAACTCAGCGCAGAAAACGCGAGTTTCCCATTATCTCAGTAATGGGCTATACTAACTGTG gAAAAACTACCTTGATCAAAGCCTTGACTGGTGAAGCAGGACTTCAGCCCAGAGATCAGCTGTTTGCCACTCTTGATATTACAGCCCACGCTGGCTATCTGCCCTCACATATGGCAGTTATTTATGTTGACACTGTTGGGTTTCTGACTGATCTTCCACATAATCTGGTTGAGTCCTTTTCAGCTACATTAGAAGAAGTGGCTTACTCA GATCTGATAGTTCATGTGAGGGATATTACTCATCCAGAAACCGTCCTCCAGAAGGCAACTGTTCTGTCAGTTCTGAAGAATCTTAATCTTCCTGGCCATTTATTGGACTCAATGGTAGAAGTTCATAACAAAGTGGATTTGATAGAAAG GTATAAACccactgaagaaaatgctttagcCATTTCTGCGCTACGTGGGCATGGTTTAgaagagctgaaagaagaaatagagaaaaaaattttgACAGCAACAGGGAAGAAGATTCTGACACTTCATGTCAACTTAGAGGGACCTCAGCTAAG TTGGCTCTATAAAGAAGCAACAGTTCAGGAAGTAGACGTCATTCCTGAAGATGGCACAGCCAAGGTGAAGGTGATAATCGGCAATTCTGCTTTTGGCAGATACAAGAACCTCTTTCCTAACAGTAAGATTTTTATGCCATGA